TTCCACTGGGTAATAATCGGTGCCAGCTTCCAGACCAGGTTCCGTTTCCGTTTTGCACGCCGTTACAGCTAAGGCAAGCAAACCGGCGCCTACGAAACCGTAGCGCAACACAGAAGAAAAAGTAAACCGTTGGGGCATAGAGGGAATTCTGGATAGAACGCTCAATAGCCCAGGCTTTACCCCCAGGCTATTGAGTAATCTATATATAAATCAGACCGTCAGCGCCGTAGCACCCGTCGTGGCAACCGGAACCTCGCCAATAACGTGCCGTTCTATCCAACCGCCGCCGAGCACGTCGTTGCCTTCGTAAAAGACGGCTGCTTGGCCCGGTGTAATAGCGTGCACGGGCTCCTCGAAGTACACGTGGATTTTGTCGCCAATCTGCTCCAGGAATGCCGGCGCGCCGTCGTGGTTGTAGCGGATCTTGGTTATGCTAGGCACCAGACCCCGGCCTTCCAGCGAGGCGTACTTACCTAGGTTTAGCTTGCCGACTACCGTTTGGGAGCTCGCTAGCTCGTCGTAGTTGCCGAGCACGACCTGGTTGGTTTCGGGGCGAATTTCGGTCACGTACACCGGAAAGCCCAAGGCAATACCGAGGCCTTTGCGCTGCCCAATGGTGTAGAATGGGTAGCCTTCGTGCTTGCCGACCACGGTACCATCGCGCAAAATGAACTCGCCGCCAGCCACGCGCGCTTCCAGCCCTTCCACGCGCCGCCGCAGGAACCCACGGTAGTCATTGTCAGGGATAAAGCAGATTTCGTAGCTCTCGGGCTTGTTCACCAGCGCGGTGAAGCCACGCCGCCGGGCCTCGTCGTAAATCTCGGTTTTGCGCATGCCGCCTAGTGGAAATAGCGTGCGCGATAAGCTAGCTTGTGAGATGCCCCACAGCGCGTAGCTCTGGTCTTTGTTCTCGTCGAGCCCTTTGCTAATTACGTAGCGGCCATCTTCCAGGCGCACGTTGGCGTAGTGGCCGGTAGCAATAAACTCGCAGCCGAGCTGGTCGGCGCGGCGCAACAAGGCGTCCCACTTGATGTGGGTGTTGCAGAGCACGCACGGGTTGGGCGTGCGGCCGGCGAGGTACTCGTCGGTGAAGTTGTTGATCACGAAGTCGCCGAACTCGTCGCGGATGTCAATGATGTAGTGCGGGAAGCCTAGCTCCACGGCAATGGCCCGCGCATCATTGATCGAGTCGAGCGAGCAGCAGCCCGTCTCTTTCTTGGAACCGCCCGCCGAGGCGTAGTCCCAGGTTTTCATAGTCATGCCGACTACTTCGTAGCCTTGCTCGTGCAGCAATACCGCTGCCACCGAGCTGTCGATGCCGCCGCTCATAGCGACAAGCACCCGTCCTTTGGTCGTATTCATAAGAATTTAAAAAACGCCCGGAAGTCCAAAGTTTCCGGCCGCATTGTGAGACCTACCAAGAAAAAGCGCGTTTGCATTCAACTTCTGAGTAGTACATAGAAGAAGCTTTCTCCTAAAAACGAGAGCTTTCCCTTTCATACCTCTGCAAAACGCTTTTAGCAGGAAGACGACAACGCAACACCGACCGTGTTGGTGCCCTTTCTAGATGGCAAAGTTAACGCTACGCTACCAAACGGCTTCACTTAAATAACACCATATGATTCTGTAGCGCGCCGCGCCGCACGACCATGTTATGTTGCTCACTGCCCACAGACCCTAGTTCAAGAATTGAGTGCGGTACTCGTGGGGTGTGAGGCCAACTTCTTTTTTGAAGAGCCGCGTAAAGTAAGGTGGATTATTGAAGCCGAGCTGGTAGGCGGTTTGCGCAATCGTGTTATCGGTGCTGATAAGCAAATTTTTGGCTTCGCCTAGCAAAAACAGATGCAAGTGGTCGAGCGCCGTTTTGCCCGTTTCCTGCTTCAGCAAATCGGTGAGGTAGCGGGGTGAGGTGTTCAACTGATCGGCTAGGTATTTCACGGTTGGCAGGCCTTCTTCCTGCAGCTTTCCACCTTCAAAATAGGCCGTCAGCAACGCCGTAAACCGGGCTACCGTGCTGCCCGATAAGGCAGTGCGATTTAGAAACTGACGCTTGTAGAAGCGTTGCGAATACTTCAGAATGGAGGCTAGGTGCGTTAGGATAATATCGCGGCTGTACTCGTCCGGGTTGTTGCCATACTCAAAACCAATCTGGTGGTACAAGTCCCAGAGAATCTGCTCTTCGCGCGGGGCTAGGTGCAGGGCCTCGTTGACTTCGTAGTCGAAGAAACCATACTTTTTTATTTCGGCGTGCAGCGGGTGCCCGAGCAGGTAGTCTTCGTGAATGATGAGCACGAAGGCCATCTCGATAAGCTGTAAGTCCGTGATTTGCATCACCTGCCGGGGCTTTACAAACGACAGGGCGCCGGCCTCGTGGTCGTAGCTGGTTTTGCCGTAGAGGAAAAGCCCGCCCGCTTTCATCTTCCGAAAGCTAATCATGTAGAAATCCGTGGTCAGTGGGGCCTCACCAAAGGAACAGTGCAACAGCTGTTGGCACGTGAGCAGACTCAATAACGGATGCGCAGGCGGCGGGTAGCCACAGGCGCGGTGAAACTCGCTGATGCTCTTGAAATGTCTCATGGCTAGGGCCCGTAACAGGCAAGTAGATACAAAAATAAAGATAGCGCAAACGGCCCCTACCCCTTGCAGGCAGGGGCCGCGTTCGGGCAGCTACAGCCGCTAGGGGCGGCCCTAGCCGTGGGCTTGCTCGGCCACGGGTTGCCACTCGGCCCAGCTAGCGAGGCGCTCGGCGTACACTTGTTGCGCCCAGGGATAGGCAGCGCGCCCCATAAACAGGCGCAGCGGCGGGTTATCCGTATCGACCAGCTGCAGGATAGCTGGCACAGTGGCCTGCGGCTCGCCATAGTTGGCGGGCTGGAAAGCGGGCAAGGCATAGAGCGAGGCCTTCACTTGGTCGTAGGCGGCAATGGGTTGGCTGTGCACGGCGGAGGCGCCGCCAAAGTCAGTTTTGAAGACGTTGGGCTCGACCAGCGTGACGTGAATGCCGAAGCCTTTCACTTCGTGGTAAAGGGCCTCGCTCAAGCCCTCCACGGCAAACTTGGTGGCGCTGTAGATGCTGGAGCCCGGCGAGCTGGTAATCCCCAACACACTGGACAGCTGAATGATATGGCCGCTACCCTGGGCCCGCATGATGGGAAGGGCGGCCTGCGTCACCCAGAGCGTGCCTAGCAGGTTGGCATCGATAATATCGTGCACGGCCTGCTCGCTCAGCTCCTCCACGGCCCCGAATAGGCCATAGCCGGCGTTGTTGATCACCACGTCGAGCGAGCCGAACTGGTCGTGGGCTTGCTGCACGGCGGCAACGCATTGGGCACGGTCGGTGATGTCGAGGGCCAGGGGCAGGAAGGCCGCGCCATAGGTGTCGGCTAGGTCCTGCAGGCCGGCCACGTTGCGGGAAGTAGCGACTACATGATCGCCGCGTTTTAAGAAAGCGTCGGCCCAAAGTTTACCGAATCCGCGGGAAGCGCCGGTGATGAAGATTGTCTTTGCCATCTCTGTTTTAGTAGTTAAGTGACGGCACAAAGTTCCGGCGTCGACTATCCGCTGGTCTGCTACAAAAAGCGGAAAACGTGATACAGATCAACGTAAGGGCAGCGCGGATTACTAGCTCAGACTACCCTCCCCTAGGTAGGCAGCTACACGCTACACCAACGACGCTAGCTGCTCCGCGTTAAAAAATGGTGGTTTCGCGAAAATGGCTGTAGACAAGAAACTGCGTACTTCCCTTCGTGTGGTTTGGTGCTTCCCCCATTGCGTTGTTCTTTTGCGGCAGGCGCGTTTCTATTCCGCCTTCTCTGCGCGTGCGTCAAGCTGTTGCTCTTTTGCTGCTGTTTTCCCTCTCGGTGCACTGTGCCGGGCGGCTGGGCATTGTGGCGGGCTGGTGGCTCAACCAGGACTACATTGCCCGGGTGCTGTGCATCAACCGCGACAAGCCCCAGCTGAAGTGTAACGGCAAATGCCACCTGCGCAAGCAGCTTAAGGCGGTGGAGCAAGCCGAGCGCAAGCAGCAGCCGGACAGCAAGCAGGCGTTTCAGGAAATTACCCTGTTCTGCGCCGCCATGCTGCCCCTGCGCTTGACGGCCCCGACGTGGTTGGCCACGCTGCCCCTTTACGCGGAGTTGCGCGTCGGCTCCTACGGCTGGGATGGTACCAGCCCCGACCACCCACCGGCGTAAGTCCGTCCTTTTTCCTGGTTTCTGCTAGGCTGCGCGGGCGACCGGGTTTGCTACGTGCTGTCTATAGGTAGCGACGGAAGAGCCGTGCGAACTAGCTGGGCAGCATTTAACGAAGAAAGCGGGCGCCTTTTGCTAGGCTTATTTGGTCCCTAGCCCCCTTGTTCTGCCTGGTGGCTAGGTCGCCTAACGGCTGCTGATAATCAGCAGGCGAACTCCCGTACGCCTGCTTAGCGCTTCTCCCTGCCATGGTCAGGCAAGAGCCAGACGTGCTAAACCGGCACGCCCACCCGCACTTACTGCTTTCTCTTTTCCCTTCTGTTTCCTGGCCTTACCTGTTTCTGGCCCTGGGCAGCCGGCCCCGGCATCACCGGAGCATATCCGTACCGACCACCGGATGCCAGCAGCTTTGCGGCTGCCGCTAGCCCTACTGTGGCTGCTGGTGTAGCCTGCTGGCTACCTAGCTTTTCTATTCACTTGTTTTTCTCCTTCGACTTATGAAACAGCATCTGTCTGTTTTTTGTGTTTTCCAGTGGCTATTCCCGCTACTTGCCTTGCTGACTGCTTGCCAGCCTGATTCCACTTCTCAAACAGCTTCCGGCGTGGCTACCACGGGTCCCACGCGCGCTAGCGTCATGCAGCATCACGACTCCCTCATGAGCCGCATGGATGCGCTCAATACCGAGCGCCAGCGCTTGCAACACCAGCTCACCACGCTTGACACCACCGGCGTAGCGGGTCGTGACGCGGCCCCGACGTTGCGGCGCCGCACCCAGGCCCTAGTACAGGCCGACGCGGCCATGATGGACTGGATGCACCATTACCAGGAACCCGACACCACCCGCTTGAGCGCGCACCAACTCGCCGACTTCTGGGCCGACCAAGCCTATCAACTCACTCAGTTGGACCGTCAAATAACCACGGCCCTGGACTCCGCCCAACAACTTCGTTAAGGTATGCGCTACTTCACATCACTGGCGCAACTGCGCGCCCTAACTATCGGGCTTGTGGCCCTCTCCTACCTCATCACAGGCTGCACTGATGCGCCTGCTACCAAGCGCCTGCCCCATCTGGGTGAGGCGGAGGTAACCGCCCCCGGTGACACCACCTGGCCCACCGTCCCGACCTTCCACGTGTTGAATCAGGACAGCGTGATAGTGACGCCGGCCACTTTCGCGGGCAAGGTATACCTAGCCGATTTCTTCTTCACGACCTGCCCAACCATTTGCCCCGGCATGCAGCGGCAGATGCTGCGCGTGTACAAGCAATACAAGGGTAATACACGGGTGGCGTTTCTCTCCCATACCATCGACCCCGACCACGACACGCTGCCGGTGCTACGCGAGTATGCCGGGCGCCTAGGTATTACCAGTGCCCGGCAGTGGCACTTTGCCACGGCTCCGCGCGACTCCATCTTTGCGTTGGCCCGGCAGTACATGGTGGCGGCCCAACTAGACCCCACCGCTCCCGGCGGGGCCGTGCACAGCGGCGCCTTCGTGCTGGTAGATCCGCAGCATCACATCCGGGGTATGTACGACGGCACCCAGCCGGCCGAGGTAGACCGGCTCTTGCAAGAGTTGCCCCTGTTACTGGCCGAATTTAGCCTGGAAGCTCCAGCTGACGGCCGCTAGGGTCAGAAATCGTTCCCGCTGCAGGGCAATCATATAGCGGTTGCCTTGTAGCGGGACAAGCCGTTTACCCGGAAAGCACTCACGGATCTTCTTCAAATGGCCATTATGGCCTCACCAAGCCTCATAACTTGCCGCAACCGACAAATTCCTTGCTTACCCGCTACAGTTTAGCTTTCTGGGGCACGAGGAGCTGCGGGTGCTGTAATGAGTCGAACTGATCTGGGTTCGTCAAGAAGTATTTGCCCAGGTAATTCCTGTGCTCGTAGCGGCTGGGGGCTCGGCTAGCCGTGCTGCCCAGTCGTTCCGTACATTTAGTCGTATGAAACCAGATTCCCTAGCCGACTTTTATGCTGCGTGCGCTCCCAATGCGGAGGCGGTAACTGGCGTCTTGCCACCGCCGGATATGACGCAGGGAGTCGGCCATTTTAATGTCTTTTCGTTAGCCGACCTCCCTCAAGCGCCCCCTATGCCCTTTACCCGGCGGGCTTACCACAAGATTACGCTCTGCCGCAGCCGCAGCCAGGTGGAATATGCAGACCGGGACCCGCACTGCGCGTCCAACACCTTGTTTCTGGTAACCCCGCGCGTGCCCTATCGATGGCTACCGCTTACGGAAACGCCCCAGGGATATAGCTGCCTCTTCGACGACGCCTTTCTGCTACCCGCCCGAGCCGGGATAGTAGTGGCCGAACTACCGATTTTTCAGCCCGAGGCCTACCCAGTGTGGGAGGCAACCGAGGCCGAGTGCGCCGCGGTCGAAGCCATTTTTCACAAGATGGCGCACGAGCTCACCTCCGGCTACGCCTACAAGCACGACCTATTGCGCACCTATTTGTGGGAATTGATTCATCTGGTGCAGAAACTACAGCCCGCGCCTGCCCGGCTGAACACGCACAGCGCGGCCGAACGGGTAGCGGCCCAGTTCGCCGACTTGCTGGAGCGCCAGTTTCCCCGCCAAAGCCCGCAGCCGCCGCTCTCCCTGCGCACCGCCGCCGACTATGCCACCCAACTGGCCGTGCACGTCAACCACCTCAATCGGGTACTGAAAGAGGCGACGGGCCACACCACCACGACCCTGCTGAGCCAGCGCCTGACGCAAGAAGCCAAACTATTGCTGCGGCAAACAAGCTGGAGCATTTCGGAGGTTGCCGATAGCCTAGGCTTTGCCGACGTGGCGCACTTCTGCACTTTCTTTAAGCGCCACACGACCCAAACGCCGGGTGATTTTCGCAGCTCGGTTGTGTTTGAAATCTAAAACAATTGGGTTGATTGGCGAAGTTTGCCTGTTGCCTTCCTGCCAGACCTTTGCGGAGCAGTTCCGCATCACGCTGGTGCGGAGAAAACATGAACAGGCAACATGGAGAACAAGAAAATCGCGCTGGTTTCCGGCGGCAACAAAGGCATTGGATTAGCGATTGTGCGGGGGCTGCTACAGGCGGGCTGCCGGGTCTATCTGGGAACCCGCCAGGTGGCGAACGGTCAGCAAACCGCTGCTGAGCTAGCCGCCGAAGGAGACATATTAGTCATTGAGTTGGACCTGACGAGCCAAGCGACGCTCGACGCGGCCGCCGCGCGCATCAAGCGTGAGGTAGGCCACCTCGACATCCTGGTAAACAACGCAGGTATCAATGCAGAAGGAGACGGCCTGCCGAGTGAAGCGACGCTCCAAAGCGTAGAGCAGGTAATGAAGACTAATTTTCTAGGTACACTGGCGGCTACTCAGGCCTTTTTGCCGCTGCTCCGGCGGGCTGCGGCAGGGCGCATTGTCAACGTATCCAGTCCACTAGGCTCGCTTACCCTCAGTGGGCAGAACGACTGGGGCTTGCTAGGGTACTCGGCCTCGAAAGCCGCGCTGAACATGCTCACCGTGCAATTGGCCCAGGAGCTGCGCGCAACGGCCATCAAAGTCAACTCGGCCAACCCCGGCTACACGGCCACCGACCTGAACGGCTTTGCGGGCACGGATACCCCTGAGCAAGGAGCCGCGGAGGCCATCCGGCTGGCCCTGCTCCCCGCCAATGGTCCTACCGGCACGAGTTCTTCTGCTACGGCTGCCCTACCCTGGTGAGCACCTACTAATCAACCGCATGTGATATTTCCTCAGCGGTCAGTTTCACGGGCGAGGCAGCTAGGGCCTGCCCGCCGCGCCAGAGAGCTACCTGGACGGCAGGCCCTAGCTGTTGGCTACTTGCTGCAAGTGGTTAGTGACGGTAAACACCACATCGATACTGTAGAAGCTAGCCTAAGTAGCGCATACCTAGCTTGCCCATCGAGGCTGGCGAGAATCTAGAAGGTACTCCAGTCATGCGTGTATAGACCAGAGGCGGACTGCTGATGGTAGCGGTGAAGGTAATTTCAGGGAAAGCGGTGCTGGTATTTGGGCCGGAGATGCGCCTTGCAGGAGTTGCGATTCCGTGGTCAGGAGGCTAAACAAGTGCCGCCCGCGGCACGACTAAGCAGACAAATATTTTCGTCGCCCGTTGGGGGTGCGACTACTTCGTGGCTTTTATCCTTCAGTGAGAAGCGCTTAGCCTAGGTTATGACTTAGTGCGGCCTCACTAAAGTTATTGCCCTTTCAAACCCTAAAAAACCCACCACTCAAACCCCAAACGCATGCGTACGAACGATTCTACTTGCCACCCCGCGAACCTTACCACGGTGCCCGCCGGGCGAAAGCAGCAAACTAGTCGATTTATCTTACCCGCTGCTACCTTGCTCTTGAGCCTGCTCGCGGGCTGCCAAAAGGAGGACTTCCACGATACCCTAGGGGCAAGTTTGCCATCCACTCAAGTAAGCTCGTCGGCGGTAGTGGCTAAGAGCGAAGCCCTGTTGGCTTTGAGCAGCTATGATAACAAGTATTATAACCAGTACGGAACCTACGGCCCCTCATTCAAAGCCAACTACTGGTTCGATATCGCCAAAACCAAGCGGATGGACTTCTGGACCCAAGCCGAGGCCATCGAAACCGTTATCGATGCTTACAATGTGAATCCCACCCCCGAATACAAAAACAAAATCCAGTACCTCTACAACGGCATGCGCGATGCGTACGGCTTACTATGGAGCAGCAACGAGTTCAACGACGACGTCATTTGGGGCTCGCTGATGTGTGTCCGCGCTTACGAAATCTGGAACGATGGGGGCATGCTCGACATGGCCCGCCAGAACTTTGACTTGGTGTGGGCCAGAGGCTGGGACACCACGCTAGGCGGTGGCTTGTGGTGGAAAACCGATAAGCTGTCGAAAAACACCTGCGTCAACGCCCCAGCCGCTATTTGCGCCATGCGGCTATACAAAGCCACCGGTAATACCGCCTACCGCGACAAAGCCAAGCTAATCATGGACTGGCTGGCCTCTCGCATGTACGTGGCCTCTACGGGGGAAGTGAAAGGTGCTATGAACCAGGCGGGCCAAATCACGGAAGGCTCCTTGTTGTATACGCAAGGCACTTTTATTGGGGCGGCCAATGAACTGCGCCCCTACTACACTAGCCCCGACTACCGGGCCATGGGCCTTAAGGCCATGGACTATGCCAGCAACAGTTTGTCAAAATCGCCCGGTGGCATCTTGCAGGATGAAGACGCAGTGCTGGACATTCAGGGCGGGAAGTCCATTTTTGCGCGGTGGGCCTGCATTTTTGTAAAGGAAACCGGCACCGCCGCCACGTATGGCCCCTGGCTGGACCTAAATGCGACCCAAGCGTGGTCAATCCGCAACTCGAACGGGATTATGTGGAATCTGTGGAGCACACGCACCTCCGACACGGATAATCTGAACTCGTGGCGCACCAACGGTGGCGTGTCCATGATGCTCAACCTGTACCGCTTCCGCTAGCATACCTGGGAGAAAGCCTATAGTAGCCGATAGCCAGCTTTTTGGTCCGGGAAAAAGTTGACCCTAGCTAGGTTGACTTCATCCTAGGCAAGATAAGCTGGTTATCTTGCTCCCGACTTAGTTCGTATGAGATACCTATTCCTGTTTGCCTGCCTGTTGTTTGCCGTTGCGAGTGTTGCCCAGCAGCGTGCTATTGTTACCTACGAGGTAAAATACCACGGTAAGGAAGTGCCCGGAGGCCGCCTGAAGTTAGTTATTGACGGACAGCGGGCGCACCTGCAAAGAGTCGCTGATACGAAGGCACGGGAACAGCTGTATCTGGACTACGCCGCCAATCGCACCATGCAGGTACTCACCTTGCAGGACAATGCCCACGTCACGCAGCTAAAAGAGTTCAAGGAGTATGAACAGCCGGAACTGCTGCCAGGCACGGAGACCATCCTAGGGTACCCGTGCAAGAAGGCCAAAGTGATTATCCGCTCCAATACGGTGGAGGTATGGTACACCAACGCCCTGCCCCTGAAAGGCACCCCTATTGGCGTCACGCCGGGCCTAGGGCTGGTCCTGAAAATGGTCCGCAACGGAGAGCAGGAAACCATTGCCACCCAAATTCAGACCAGCAAGGTAAAAAGCACCGACCTCGACTGGCCCACTCCCGCCCAGATGGGCCCCGTGGTCGATGCGGCTACCTATAACCAGCAGGTGATTGAAAGCCGATTTAAGACCGTATCGGTTTTCGATCGGGAACAGCTTTCCTTCGGGAATAACCCGCCAAACTCAGCGGAAGGGCAAACCAACCTCACCTACCACTACGCCGCAGGCACGGTGATCCTGAAGAAGATCCGGGTGCCCGAGTACCTAGCTGGCACGCAGGTGTTTGCAGAACTGACCCAGTATTCCAATGGCGACGCGTATGACCGTACGGGTTCGGTGTTTATGATTCCACTGGATAAGCAGCAATCTTTTTTGAACGGGTTGCAACAAGGCGTAAAAGCCTTGCCCGTGTACAAAGAAAAGTATCAAGGAGTGGTGGCAACCGACCAGTATCTGCCCCCGCTGGAGCTAATGCGGTTTTTTACGCCGTTTGGCGTGCGTAAGTACAACGCAGCTTCGACGATCAAAGGCTATACCTGGGCAGACTCGGCCGTATTTCGGCAAGACCTGACCGAGCTTCACTCCCGCTTGCAGGGCGACGTTTGGATCGGCGTGTTCATTGGCAACTACGACAAAGGCGGGCATATCGTGAGCCTGCGCCTGAAATACTATCCCGGCAGTGGGGAAGAAAATCAAAAGCTAGGTCAGGTGGTGCTCCCCCTCTTCAACACCACCAACCTGATGGAGATGGCCGGTCAGGAATACGGTACCATGTTCGAGCATGACTCCCTGACCGTAACCGTCGATATTCCGCCGGGGCTGAAGAACCTCCAGCTACGCTATATCACCACCGGCCACGGAGGTTGGGGTGGCGGCGATGAGTTCAACCAGAAGCTGAATGAGCTCTTTGTCGATGGGAAACGGGTATATCATTTCATTCCCTGGCGAACCGATTGTGGCACGTATCGGCTGCTCAACCCTTCTTCCGGCAACTTTGGCACTGGCATGTCTTCTTCCGACCTAAGCCGCTCCAACTGGTGCCCCGGTAGCTTAACCCCACCGGTGTACATCCCCCTACCCGACTTACCCGCTGGTAAGCATACATTCAAAGTTGCTATTCCGCTCGGGAAACGAGAAGGCAGTGCGTTTAGCGCCTGGAATGTATCGGGTTGTCTGCTCGGAACAACGGAAGGAGGACCTAGGCCAAGCACCAAGTAAGATGGGCTACAACAAGAAAGCACCCGCCAATGGCCGGTGCTTTCTCAACGTTCTCCAAAACCAAACTAGGAGAAACTAGATGGGAAGCCGGTTGCAGCCGGACTCCCGATACCTTGCTAGGTTTACCGCACGCTCGTGGGGAAGGTCACTTCCACATCGGTGTCGCCGGGGGCGAAAGAGCCGTTTTTCACGCCGGGCTGGTGGCGCAGCGTGATTTTGAGCGTACCACTCGCCGCCGCCGTGGTGACCAAGCGGGTTTGTAGGCCCACCTCTAGGTTATTCTTGTCCTTGTCCGTGCGCGTCACCGTTACCAGGTTCGTGGGCGTGGGTTCGAAGAAGAAAATGTGCTCATCGGCTTCCTGCTGAATCTCGGCCGACGTATTGACGGCTGGGGTTTTCGTCTCGTCTAGCAAGGTCAGCACGCCGGTGTAGGTGGTGTTGGCGGCCAGCGTCAGCGAACCGATGGTGGGGGCTGCGCCACCGTCGCCGTCCGGGTCCTTATAGGTGACGGACACGGGTGTACCGCCGCTCACAGGGGTTAGCGTGTAGGTCACCGTCGTGATCTGCTCGTTATCATCGTCGGGCGTGGGATCATCCTTATCGTTGTCCTTTTTGCAGGCGCTGAACAGGGTTGTGGCAGCGAGCAGGGCGAATAGCGCCAAGCGGGAAAAAGCGTTATTGTGCGGCGTGTGCATGGTTGAAAAATGAAAAAGTTGGAAGAAGTAAAAGTCAATGGTTCGCTACCGCGCCCGGCTCAGCTCCAGCGGCACGCGCACGCGCAGCGTCACATTGCGGCCCATTTCGTCGGCGAAGTAGCGGTAGCGATTCAGGTAGTCGCGGTAGCGCTGGTTGAGCAGGTTGGAGCCGGCTAGGCTTACCTCCAGCGGCTGGCGGCCCCAGTGCAGAGTGGTGCCAGCCTCCAGCCCGAGCAGCGCATAGCCGGCGGGCGGCAGCTTGTAGTCCTGTTCGGCATAATTATCCGGTACCCGGGTCTGCCGGGCTACGGCGTAGCCCCCTAGCTGCACGTAGCTCTGGCGCAGGCGCGCAGCCGGCTGCGGCGCAATCTCGTAGCGGAGCGACACTTCCGCCCGGTCGGCGGGCATGAAGATCTGCCATTGATCCTGGCGAGTGTCGCGGGCTCGCACAATGGAGCCTTTGGCCCCCAAGAGCCAGCGGGGTGCCAGCTGGTAGGTGCCGGCTAGGTCTACGCCCCGAAACGTGGCATCCGTCTGCTGGTACACCCAACTAATGAGTGCCCCCCGAATCGTAATCACGGGCGGCAGAATGGGCACCTGGTAGATAAAGTCGGTGATACGCGTCTGGTACACCGTGATTTCCCCGTTCAGGCGGGGGTTGTCGTGCCAGGTAGCTGTCAGGCTGACGTTCAGCGCCGTTTCGGGGACCAGCGCCCCGTTGCCCGGCACCAGGTCATACCCTAGCTCGTACTGGGCGTTGTGCACGCCGTCGCTGAAGCGTTCATTGGCGGCGGGTGCGCGGCGCGTCAGGCCCGAGGCGAGGTTCAGCGTCAGGTGGGCCGTGGGGTCGAAAGTGGCCCCGAGGGAAGCCGCCGGCGTGGTGTATTGGAAGCGGCTGCGATCCACAAAGAAGGCGCCCGTCGTATCCCGGTCGCCCCGCTTCACCTGAAGGTCGCGGCGGTCCAGCCGCAGGCCAGCTTCCAGCAGCCACTTCTTGCGCTGCCATTTCTCCAGCCAAAAGGTCCCGAGGGTATGGTTGGTGTAAAAGGGAATGAACTGCCGGCTGCCCGCCGCGTAGCGGTTAAATTGATCTGTACCTGCCACCCCAATGCTGCCGATTAGGTTGTGCCAGCGCCGATGCTCCCACAGGAGTTCGGCCGTGGTGGTACGGTTGGTGTAGCTCAGTTCGGGTTTATTCAGGGCCGCTAGGTTATCGTTGCGGGGCCGGTATTTATCGTACTCATCGCGGAAATCCGTCTGCTGAGCGACGGTGGCCGTCAAGCGGCCCGCAGTCCCAGTTTGCACGAAACCGGTAAGCTTGGCTACGTCGTGGCGCACCTGCTGGTAGGCGCGGTCAATGTCGTAGTTGAAGCCCGAAGTTTCTAGTGGGCGCGGGCGGGCAATAGCAAGCTCCAAGTCTGTGGGGCTGCCTACGTGTGCGGCGGGCAGAATGCCGATCTGCGTGTTATACTGGCTATAAAAAGCCTCAACGCCGTATTTTTCCTTCCGCCAGCCGGCCGCCGCGGAGAAGTCCATCTCCTGAAAGCCAGAGTTCTTGAGGTAGTAACCAGGGGCCCGCATGGTGCCGGCCCGCTTGGCCGTACCCTGCACCCGCCAGCTCAAGGCCGGCAACGTACGCAGGTTACCTTCTACGGTGCCCGAGGCAGCACCTAGGCCATTATTGCTCATGCCCACCAGGTTCAGCTCGGCGCCGGTGCCCGCGGAGTCGCGTAGCGGCTT
This Hymenobacter sp. GOD-10R DNA region includes the following protein-coding sequences:
- the mnmA gene encoding tRNA 2-thiouridine(34) synthase MnmA, yielding MNTTKGRVLVAMSGGIDSSVAAVLLHEQGYEVVGMTMKTWDYASAGGSKKETGCCSLDSINDARAIAVELGFPHYIIDIRDEFGDFVINNFTDEYLAGRTPNPCVLCNTHIKWDALLRRADQLGCEFIATGHYANVRLEDGRYVISKGLDENKDQSYALWGISQASLSRTLFPLGGMRKTEIYDEARRRGFTALVNKPESYEICFIPDNDYRGFLRRRVEGLEARVAGGEFILRDGTVVGKHEGYPFYTIGQRKGLGIALGFPVYVTEIRPETNQVVLGNYDELASSQTVVGKLNLGKYASLEGRGLVPSITKIRYNHDGAPAFLEQIGDKIHVYFEEPVHAITPGQAAVFYEGNDVLGGGWIERHVIGEVPVATTGATALTV
- a CDS encoding helix-turn-helix transcriptional regulator; this translates as MRHFKSISEFHRACGYPPPAHPLLSLLTCQQLLHCSFGEAPLTTDFYMISFRKMKAGGLFLYGKTSYDHEAGALSFVKPRQVMQITDLQLIEMAFVLIIHEDYLLGHPLHAEIKKYGFFDYEVNEALHLAPREEQILWDLYHQIGFEYGNNPDEYSRDIILTHLASILKYSQRFYKRQFLNRTALSGSTVARFTALLTAYFEGGKLQEEGLPTVKYLADQLNTSPRYLTDLLKQETGKTALDHLHLFLLGEAKNLLISTDNTIAQTAYQLGFNNPPYFTRLFKKEVGLTPHEYRTQFLN
- a CDS encoding SDR family NAD(P)-dependent oxidoreductase yields the protein MAKTIFITGASRGFGKLWADAFLKRGDHVVATSRNVAGLQDLADTYGAAFLPLALDITDRAQCVAAVQQAHDQFGSLDVVINNAGYGLFGAVEELSEQAVHDIIDANLLGTLWVTQAALPIMRAQGSGHIIQLSSVLGITSSPGSSIYSATKFAVEGLSEALYHEVKGFGIHVTLVEPNVFKTDFGGASAVHSQPIAAYDQVKASLYALPAFQPANYGEPQATVPAILQLVDTDNPPLRLFMGRAAYPWAQQVYAERLASWAEWQPVAEQAHG
- a CDS encoding SCO family protein, whose protein sequence is MRYFTSLAQLRALTIGLVALSYLITGCTDAPATKRLPHLGEAEVTAPGDTTWPTVPTFHVLNQDSVIVTPATFAGKVYLADFFFTTCPTICPGMQRQMLRVYKQYKGNTRVAFLSHTIDPDHDTLPVLREYAGRLGITSARQWHFATAPRDSIFALARQYMVAAQLDPTAPGGAVHSGAFVLVDPQHHIRGMYDGTQPAEVDRLLQELPLLLAEFSLEAPADGR
- a CDS encoding helix-turn-helix transcriptional regulator — encoded protein: MKPDSLADFYAACAPNAEAVTGVLPPPDMTQGVGHFNVFSLADLPQAPPMPFTRRAYHKITLCRSRSQVEYADRDPHCASNTLFLVTPRVPYRWLPLTETPQGYSCLFDDAFLLPARAGIVVAELPIFQPEAYPVWEATEAECAAVEAIFHKMAHELTSGYAYKHDLLRTYLWELIHLVQKLQPAPARLNTHSAAERVAAQFADLLERQFPRQSPQPPLSLRTAADYATQLAVHVNHLNRVLKEATGHTTTTLLSQRLTQEAKLLLRQTSWSISEVADSLGFADVAHFCTFFKRHTTQTPGDFRSSVVFEI
- a CDS encoding SDR family oxidoreductase, which codes for MENKKIALVSGGNKGIGLAIVRGLLQAGCRVYLGTRQVANGQQTAAELAAEGDILVIELDLTSQATLDAAAARIKREVGHLDILVNNAGINAEGDGLPSEATLQSVEQVMKTNFLGTLAATQAFLPLLRRAAAGRIVNVSSPLGSLTLSGQNDWGLLGYSASKAALNMLTVQLAQELRATAIKVNSANPGYTATDLNGFAGTDTPEQGAAEAIRLALLPANGPTGTSSSATAALPW